Below is a window of Diaminobutyricibacter sp. McL0608 DNA.
CGCAAGACCTACGACATCTTCAGCGACTCCTGGGGCAGGTGGGACGAGAACGCAGAGGGCTTCCAGGGCGAGCTGACCAGACGGTACAACCGCATCCCCAAGTACGTGGCGTCGCGCACCCTGACCGAACTCGGCTGGAAGAACTCGCAACTTCTCGGCCCGGACGTGCCGGCGGCGGTGGCGGAGCTGCGTGCGAAGCCAGGCGGCGAGATCCGCATCTGGGGCAGCACGCTGCTGATCAGGGCGCTGGCCGAACACGGCCTGATCGACGAGTATCGGCTCGTCGTCTATCCGCTCGTCCTGGGTGCAGGAAAGAAGCTCTTCTCCGAGGGATTCCCGCCCTCGGCATTCACACTGGTGGAAAGCCGAGCCCTGCAATCGGGCGCGGTGGTCAGCTCGTATCGGCGCTCCGACGCCGGGTGAGCTCGAACGTCCGTTCCGGTCCCGGTCACGAACGAGCAGACGTCCGAGATCGAGCAGGCGGCTGCTCTTTCAGGCAGATCGGTCACCGATTTCTCCGTGACCGTGCTGGTGCGCGAAGCCGAGGAGGTCATCCGCTTCGAACGCGAACTCCGGATGTCGAGGAAGTGGTGGGATGCGTTCAATGAAATCCTCGACCGCCCGCCAGGCCTGTGGCGAACCATCGCTCAATGAATGGCTTCGTTCGCGAGCTCTGAAGAACGAATCCGTCGGGGCATCACGGACATTCGTCTCGATCGACAAGGGCTCGGACCCGGTTCCGATCCTCTTGATCGGTCGGCTTGCCGTCGATATCACGTTCACGGGCGTCGGGCTGGGCGCATCCTTGCTCCAGATCGCTGTGCTCAAGGGCATCGAAGCATCGCGGATAGTCGGCGCCCGCTCATTTGTCGTCGACGCTCTCAACGACGATGCTGCCCGGTTCTACCGGGCTTTCGGGTTCGAGCCGATGCCTCCGGCGGCGAAACGCCCGATGTTCCTCCTCTTGAAAGACGCCGAAGGCACGATCGCTGCCCTCGCGCGATAGTCCGTCCCCGCGCCTGCGCACCAACCAGACCACATCGCGTCCGAACGACTCGACGAGCATCCCCAGCGCGACCACGACGAGGGCGACGTCGATCCCCGGTAACAGACCTGCCGCCGCGACCGTCAGGGCGATCCCCTGGACGGCCGTCACCACCTTGCGCCAGTAGCGAGGGGGAAGCCTCCGGTTGAACCAGGGAAGAATCCATCCGACCGCTACGAAGGCGTAGCGCATGAGCCCGATCGCGAGAACCCAGCCACCCATGGTCTGCGCGACGTAGGCGCTCAGCACCAACAGCAGGAACGCATCCACCTCCATGTCGAACCGAGCACCAAGTTCGGACGAGGTTCCCGTACGGCGGGCGGCCCACCCGTCGACTGCGTCCAGCGCGAGAGCAGGCACCGTCAAGGCGATCAGCAGCGCGCCAGGGACCTGCGCCGTGAATGACACCACGACCGCGCCGGTGATCATCCCGACGAGCGTCGACCGAACCAGCGTGACGACATTCGCAGCGCCGAAGCGGGTCGCCTGCCTGCGCTGAAGGCCCCGGATGAGCAGCGCGGCGGAGACCAGCAGGTAGCCGATCCCGGCCAGCCAGCCCCAGGTGGGCTCGAACACCCACAGCAGGGCGATGGCCGCCGACCCTGCGACTGCGGCCACGATCGGTGCGCTTTGAACTCTTTTCATGTCCGTCTCGTGTTTGTCATACGGAACCTATTTCTGTTAACACGCCGAACGTGTGCCAATGGTTCACGAAGAGGAGGGGACGTGCGCGAGGCAACCGCCTTCTGGGTAGACGAACCGGGTGTCGGTGTGCTGCGCGCAGAGCAGCTTCCGGATCCCGGGGAGTGTGATGTGCTGGTGCGAACCCTGCACTCCGGGGTGAGCCGCGGCACGGAGCTGTCGGTCTTCACCGGCCGCGTTCCGGAAGGCGAGCGGGACCGGATGCGGGCACCATTCCAGTCAGGCGACTTTCCGGGGCCCGTCAAATACGGCTACCTCAATGTCGGCGTCGTCGAACAGGGACCGCGATCACTCGTCGGACGGACCGTCTTCACACTCTTTCCGCACCAGTCGGCGTTCGTCGTACCCGCCGACGCGGTCGTTCCGGTTCCGGAGGGGGTGCCGGCCCGTCGTGCCGTACTCGGCGGCGCAGTCGAGACTGCGGTCAACGTTCTCTGGGATGCGGCGCCGCTCGTCGGGGACAGGGTGACGGTGGTCGGCGCCGGGATGATCGGATGCTGCATCGCGCGGCTGCTCCACGGCATCCCGGGAGTCGAGGTCGTGCTGGTCGACATCGAACCGTCTCGACGTGACGTGGCCGAGCGTCTCGGCGTCGCCTTCGCGCTCAGCTCGGACGCACCGGACGGGCGTGACCTGGTCATCAACACGAGCGGTTCGGATGCGGGACTCCAG
It encodes the following:
- a CDS encoding zinc-dependent alcohol dehydrogenase; the protein is MREATAFWVDEPGVGVLRAEQLPDPGECDVLVRTLHSGVSRGTELSVFTGRVPEGERDRMRAPFQSGDFPGPVKYGYLNVGVVEQGPRSLVGRTVFTLFPHQSAFVVPADAVVPVPEGVPARRAVLGGAVETAVNVLWDAAPLVGDRVTVVGAGMIGCCIARLLHGIPGVEVVLVDIEPSRRDVAERLGVAFALSSDAPDGRDLVINTSGSDAGLQLALATVVTEGEVIEASWYADRPVTLMLGSDFHSRRLTIRSSQVGVVPPRRRGSRSTGDRLALALRFLRDPAFDALLTAESSWRDLPEVMARLADGSNTDLCHTVDWGDA
- a CDS encoding DUF1778 domain-containing protein, with the translated sequence MEQAAALSGRSVTDFSVTVLVREAEEVIRFERELRMSRKWWDAFNEILDRPPGLWRTIAQ
- a CDS encoding dihydrofolate reductase family protein; the encoded protein is MSSIVVQAFISLDGVVQGGGGPEEDRDGGFDQGGWAMGFDEQHDVDNEGGDIIAEWESKTEALLLGRKTYDIFSDSWGRWDENAEGFQGELTRRYNRIPKYVASRTLTELGWKNSQLLGPDVPAAVAELRAKPGGEIRIWGSTLLIRALAEHGLIDEYRLVVYPLVLGAGKKLFSEGFPPSAFTLVESRALQSGAVVSSYRRSDAG
- a CDS encoding CDP-alcohol phosphatidyltransferase family protein, whose translation is MKRVQSAPIVAAVAGSAAIALLWVFEPTWGWLAGIGYLLVSAALLIRGLQRRQATRFGAANVVTLVRSTLVGMITGAVVVSFTAQVPGALLIALTVPALALDAVDGWAARRTGTSSELGARFDMEVDAFLLLVLSAYVAQTMGGWVLAIGLMRYAFVAVGWILPWFNRRLPPRYWRKVVTAVQGIALTVAAAGLLPGIDVALVVVALGMLVESFGRDVVWLVRRRGDGLSREGSDRAFGVFQEEEHRAFRRRRHRLEPESPVEPGSIVVESVDDK